The following are from one region of the Paenibacillus bovis genome:
- a CDS encoding bifunctional transcriptional activator/DNA repair enzyme AdaA, with protein sequence MNDHGLELTEDYWQAIIQNNAAYDGVFFYAVRTTGIFCRPSCRSRRPNRENVRVFRQGTEAISAGFHACKRCQPDQLQPPRQEWVQGIAALIEQRYAEKLNLEELSQASNLSPFHLQRSFKEIRGCSPTGYLQSIRLRKAAELLRETDKTISRIGIEVGMPNPAYLATLFKKKYGLTPKAYRLHMHSTKKSVR encoded by the coding sequence CTGAACGATCATGGTCTTGAATTGACGGAAGACTACTGGCAGGCAATTATCCAAAATAATGCTGCTTATGATGGTGTGTTCTTTTATGCTGTTCGCACTACCGGTATTTTCTGTCGACCATCTTGCAGATCGCGCAGACCCAATCGCGAGAATGTCAGAGTCTTCCGACAGGGTACGGAAGCAATTTCAGCCGGCTTTCATGCCTGCAAGCGATGCCAGCCGGATCAACTGCAGCCACCGCGTCAGGAATGGGTGCAAGGCATCGCTGCACTGATCGAACAGAGGTATGCAGAGAAACTGAATCTCGAAGAACTGTCGCAAGCTTCGAATCTGAGTCCGTTTCATTTGCAGCGTTCGTTCAAGGAAATCCGTGGCTGTTCACCAACCGGATATCTTCAATCTATACGTCTGCGCAAAGCGGCAGAGTTGCTTCGGGAAACAGACAAAACCATCTCCCGTATCGGGATAGAAGTAGGAATGCCGAATCCAGCTTATCTGGCTACTTTGTTCAAAAAGAAATACGGACTTACTCCCAAGGCTTACCGGCTGCATATGCATTCCACGAAGAAGTCCGTTAGATAA
- a CDS encoding methyl-accepting chemotaxis protein, whose translation MSTHWKWSNLKIGMKYMLVFALVSVIFLSSVAATYTVLQTARNTMETSSMKSWGAMSISELLSLYNQKYNHIPEYILLSDDRILSNYLDDSMKFAAIAKQTKTLLSPEQMQTFNQILENNDKLDQYFFSTIVPNVQNINTQSFGKLQTDAEKLKSQTMEAGNQLKEVASRESGLSIEQTKAGMTSTVTLLIVSGLASILIGFILMYLISRKVNKELNKVVQASDRIAEGQLNNEPLVYTGNDEIGMLSDSINRMGTSLQNMIREVQILAGEMDTHGTSLSDVSGRVKENSEQIAITIEELASGASSQATETADIAESTQQFSGRLDRARAHSEELVTFSGEALNASVKGDHQMKASLEQMNVINHVMNRSVDKVASLEAKTHSITEITDVIKSIAKQTNLLALNASIEAARAGEAGKGFAVVAGEIRKLSEEVSRSVEDITGVISDIQQQSTIMSEELKQGYAEVTAGTEKIEITGQYFAEIKQYIEDMTGRVTAISDTVQHAQGASNQINEAVNNSAAISEESAAGAQQISASVHEQRASIDHISSSVYQLKEMVERMNTMIGRFHL comes from the coding sequence TTGAGTACACATTGGAAATGGAGCAATTTGAAGATCGGCATGAAGTACATGCTCGTTTTCGCTCTCGTATCGGTCATCTTTTTATCATCTGTAGCAGCTACCTATACCGTACTGCAGACAGCTAGGAATACGATGGAGACATCCAGCATGAAGAGCTGGGGCGCCATGAGTATCTCTGAGCTGCTGTCGTTGTACAACCAGAAATATAATCATATTCCGGAATACATTCTGCTATCCGATGATCGTATTTTATCAAACTATCTGGATGACAGTATGAAATTCGCAGCGATTGCCAAACAAACCAAAACGCTGCTGAGTCCAGAGCAAATGCAGACCTTTAATCAGATTCTGGAGAACAATGACAAGCTGGATCAGTATTTCTTCAGCACAATTGTTCCCAACGTACAAAATATTAATACTCAGAGCTTCGGCAAGCTGCAGACCGATGCCGAAAAATTAAAGTCACAAACGATGGAAGCCGGCAATCAGCTAAAAGAAGTCGCCAGCCGTGAGAGCGGGCTGTCGATTGAGCAGACCAAAGCAGGCATGACCAGCACTGTTACGCTACTGATCGTATCCGGCCTCGCATCTATCCTGATCGGCTTTATCCTCATGTACCTGATCAGCCGCAAAGTAAACAAAGAATTGAACAAAGTCGTTCAAGCCAGTGACCGAATCGCAGAAGGTCAGCTGAACAATGAACCGCTCGTCTATACAGGCAATGACGAGATCGGCATGCTGTCCGATTCCATTAATCGCATGGGCACTTCCCTGCAGAACATGATCCGCGAAGTACAGATACTGGCAGGCGAAATGGATACGCACGGAACGTCCTTGTCCGATGTATCCGGTAGAGTGAAAGAAAACAGCGAGCAGATCGCGATTACTATCGAGGAACTCGCTTCCGGCGCCAGCAGCCAGGCTACCGAAACAGCCGATATTGCCGAGAGCACACAGCAGTTCAGCGGACGGCTGGATCGTGCGCGTGCACACAGCGAAGAACTGGTTACTTTCTCCGGTGAAGCGCTGAATGCGTCTGTCAAAGGCGATCATCAGATGAAAGCTTCCCTGGAGCAGATGAATGTTATCAACCACGTCATGAACCGCTCGGTGGACAAAGTCGCCAGTCTGGAAGCCAAGACACACTCGATCACCGAGATTACCGATGTGATCAAATCGATCGCCAAGCAGACCAATCTGCTGGCACTGAATGCTTCGATTGAAGCTGCACGTGCAGGAGAAGCCGGCAAAGGATTCGCTGTCGTTGCCGGAGAAATCCGCAAATTGTCCGAAGAAGTATCCCGTTCCGTCGAAGATATTACCGGCGTGATCAGCGATATCCAGCAGCAGTCCACTATCATGTCCGAAGAGCTAAAACAGGGCTACGCCGAAGTGACTGCCGGTACAGAGAAGATCGAGATCACCGGACAATATTTCGCCGAAATCAAGCAGTATATTGAAGATATGACCGGACGCGTTACGGCGATCTCCGACACGGTGCAGCATGCACAGGGCGCGAGCAATCAGATCAATGAAGCGGTCAACAACAGCGCAGCCATTTCCGAAGAATCCGCTGCCGGTGCCCAGCAAATCTCGGCTTCCGTACACGAGCAGAGAGCTTCTATCGACCATATTTCCAGCAGCGTCTATCAGCTCAAGGAAATGGTCGAACGAATGAATACCATGATCGGACGCTTCCATCTGTAG
- the htpG gene encoding molecular chaperone HtpG, which yields MTKKQFQAESKRLLEMMINSIYTHREIFLRELISNASDAIDKIYYKTLSDDQLTFNKEDYFIKITPDKAARTLTISDTGIGMTEEELENNLGIIAKSGSLAFKKENEAQDGHNIIGQFGVGFYAAFMVADEVTVITRALGSDQAYRWYSDGADGYTIEPADKATVGTDIVLTIKENTEDDQYDEYLEEYRLRAIIKKYSDFIRYPIKMDITSSRPADKQEGDAEDKEPEYVDYTEEQTINSMIPIWRKNKSELTDEDYNNFYQEKRYGFDKPLKHVHISADGAVVYNAILFIPENTPFDYYTKEYEKGLELYSNGVLIMDKCADLLPDYFSFVKGMVDSEDLSLNISRELLQHDRQLKLIAKNIKNKIKSQLQSLIRDERENYEKFYASFGRQLKFGVYNDYGMHKDDLQDLLMFHSSKEKKLVTLDEYVSRMPEDQKYIYYAAGDSIERIEKLPQTEMVSDKGYEILYLTDDIDEFALKVIAAYKEKEFKSVSSGDLGIEPDEKDEAAQAEENDNKELFDAMKETLGGKVKNVKASKRLKSHPVCLSTDGELSIEMEKILQMMPNGQDVKAEKVLEINVNHEVFQSLKKAYEGDKEKLGLYTNLLYNQALLIEGLPIQDPVEFTNDICKVMV from the coding sequence ATGACAAAAAAACAATTTCAGGCAGAATCCAAGCGTCTTTTGGAGATGATGATCAACTCCATTTATACGCATCGCGAGATTTTCCTGCGCGAGCTGATCTCCAATGCGAGTGACGCGATCGACAAAATCTATTACAAAACGCTGAGCGATGATCAGCTGACATTTAACAAAGAGGATTACTTTATTAAGATTACACCGGACAAGGCTGCACGAACCCTGACCATTTCCGATACAGGGATCGGGATGACCGAGGAAGAGCTGGAGAACAATCTGGGTATTATCGCCAAGAGCGGCTCGCTGGCTTTTAAAAAGGAAAACGAAGCGCAGGATGGACACAATATTATCGGTCAATTCGGGGTTGGTTTCTATGCAGCCTTTATGGTGGCAGATGAAGTGACTGTAATTACGCGCGCGCTGGGCAGTGACCAGGCATACCGCTGGTACTCCGATGGAGCAGACGGCTATACGATCGAACCGGCAGACAAAGCGACAGTCGGTACCGACATTGTTCTGACCATCAAGGAAAATACCGAAGATGATCAGTACGACGAATACCTGGAAGAATATCGTCTGCGCGCTATTATCAAGAAATATTCCGACTTTATCCGTTACCCGATCAAGATGGATATCACCAGCAGCCGTCCAGCCGACAAGCAGGAAGGCGATGCCGAAGACAAAGAGCCGGAATACGTGGATTATACCGAAGAACAGACCATTAACAGCATGATCCCGATCTGGCGCAAAAACAAAAGCGAACTGACCGACGAAGACTACAACAACTTCTATCAGGAGAAACGCTATGGCTTCGACAAGCCGCTCAAGCATGTGCATATCAGTGCAGATGGAGCTGTCGTGTATAACGCGATCCTGTTTATCCCGGAAAATACACCGTTTGACTATTATACCAAAGAGTACGAAAAAGGCCTGGAGCTGTATTCCAACGGCGTGCTGATCATGGATAAATGTGCAGATCTGCTGCCGGATTACTTCAGCTTTGTCAAAGGGATGGTCGATTCCGAAGATCTGTCGCTCAATATCTCCCGTGAGCTGCTGCAGCATGATCGCCAGCTGAAGCTGATCGCCAAAAATATCAAAAACAAGATCAAGTCACAGCTGCAAAGCCTGATCCGTGACGAGCGCGAGAACTACGAGAAGTTCTATGCTTCCTTTGGCCGTCAGCTCAAATTCGGTGTGTACAATGACTATGGCATGCACAAGGACGATCTGCAGGATCTGCTGATGTTCCATTCGTCCAAAGAGAAGAAACTGGTGACACTGGATGAGTACGTATCCCGTATGCCGGAAGATCAGAAGTATATCTACTATGCAGCCGGTGATTCGATCGAACGGATCGAGAAGCTGCCGCAGACCGAGATGGTATCGGACAAAGGCTACGAAATCCTGTACCTGACCGATGATATCGACGAGTTTGCACTCAAAGTGATCGCTGCCTACAAAGAAAAAGAATTCAAATCCGTCTCCAGCGGCGACCTCGGTATTGAGCCGGACGAGAAAGACGAAGCGGCGCAAGCGGAAGAGAATGACAACAAAGAGCTGTTCGACGCAATGAAGGAAACGCTGGGCGGCAAAGTCAAAAACGTCAAAGCATCCAAACGCCTCAAATCCCATCCGGTCTGCCTGTCCACCGACGGCGAGCTATCGATCGAGATGGAGAAGATCCTGCAAATGATGCCAAACGGCCAGGATGTCAAAGCCGAGAAAGTACTGGAAATCAACGTGAACCACGAAGTCTTCCAGTCCCTGAAAAAAGCGTATGAAGGCGACAAAGAGAAGCTGGGCCTGTACACCAATCTGCTGTACAACCAGGCGCTGCTGATCGAAGGCCTGCCAATTCAGGACCCGGTTGAGTTCACGAACGATATTTGCAAAGTGATGGTGTAA
- a CDS encoding BtrH N-terminal domain-containing protein produces the protein MSNDYSFLLKPLPGFERANLIGNMATIASYFNRGYLQAFAHAWTFPEYQAHVPLEYQALGQEARAYHTTYEQILGASGLQHRIHRNQSAAQAIELIQQESRQQRPVLVKGDTFHCSWLKKDYQTVHNAHFYIVTHYDVLSNQLLCTDVAYLTQNYAQPLPEFEAGFTGDLITFASSTEQSPPPSPADLYTLLVECARRNLGHIDGSISVFDSMEVLADRLVELDHLEQQHNMATLSESGQRVQLEMLLLMQARIQFLLLLEHLSDSAGEPLKLILHAFQQSVRSWSAIRESYLQLSLSSDERLIRLQHIAEQIRVVAMLERNIAQTILHDQQIHRIHEQYEQRWAMIQQMN, from the coding sequence ATGTCGAACGATTACAGCTTTTTGCTGAAGCCCCTGCCCGGGTTTGAACGTGCAAATCTGATCGGGAACATGGCGACGATTGCCTCTTATTTTAACCGTGGTTACTTGCAGGCTTTTGCCCATGCCTGGACATTCCCGGAATATCAGGCTCATGTACCGCTGGAATATCAGGCGCTCGGACAGGAAGCAAGAGCTTATCATACTACATATGAGCAGATTCTCGGCGCGAGCGGACTGCAGCACCGGATTCATCGGAATCAGTCGGCTGCTCAGGCAATTGAACTTATTCAACAGGAAAGCCGGCAGCAGCGCCCTGTGCTCGTCAAGGGCGATACGTTCCACTGCTCCTGGCTCAAAAAGGATTATCAGACCGTACATAATGCACATTTCTATATTGTGACTCACTATGATGTATTGTCCAACCAGCTGCTCTGCACAGATGTAGCCTATCTGACGCAAAATTATGCGCAGCCTTTGCCAGAATTCGAAGCCGGATTTACCGGCGATCTGATTACCTTTGCCTCGTCTACAGAACAGAGCCCACCGCCTTCTCCTGCTGATCTATATACGCTGCTCGTCGAATGTGCCCGGCGTAATCTGGGACATATCGACGGAAGCATCTCGGTCTTCGACTCTATGGAAGTACTGGCCGACCGGCTGGTAGAACTGGATCACCTGGAACAGCAGCACAATATGGCTACCCTCTCGGAGAGTGGACAACGTGTACAGCTGGAGATGCTGCTGCTGATGCAGGCACGGATTCAGTTCCTGCTGCTGCTGGAGCATCTGTCCGACTCGGCAGGCGAGCCGCTGAAGCTGATTCTGCATGCTTTTCAGCAAAGTGTGCGCAGCTGGAGTGCGATCCGTGAGTCGTATTTGCAGCTATCGCTGTCTAGCGATGAACGACTGATACGGCTGCAGCATATAGCCGAGCAGATTCGCGTTGTCGCCATGCTGGAGCGCAATATTGCCCAGACGATCCTGCATGATCAGCAGATTCACCGTATTCATGAACAGTATGAACAGCGCTGGGCCATGATCCAGCAGATGAATTGA
- a CDS encoding sugar ABC transporter substrate-binding protein, which produces MKNTKILLGIMLLATTVLATACGPAPAATTADATKVKLTPDDKPYVGFVLDTLKEERWYKDKALFEKAIQDQGGHVKTLAANGLDDVQVKQAELLIQEGVDVLVVVPHDAEKSAAIVEKAHAAGVKVLSYDRLIKNADVDYYVSFDNEKVGVMQAQEIVKRQPTGNYAYIGGAETDNNAVLFRQGAMSVLKPLIDKGNIRLVYDKYTEGWDPATAEKNMASALQQNGNKINAVVAANDGTAGGVINALQAAGVSGVPVSGQDAELAGVQRVAKGTQAMTIYKPITAIAKQAADMALQIAKGTAIQTTSKVNNGKIDVPAILLEPTAVTKDNIRDTVVKDDYLKEADIYGAK; this is translated from the coding sequence ATGAAGAACACCAAAATACTGCTCGGCATCATGCTGCTGGCGACCACTGTACTCGCTACAGCCTGTGGCCCGGCACCCGCTGCTACTACCGCGGATGCGACCAAAGTCAAACTAACACCGGATGACAAGCCTTATGTGGGCTTTGTACTGGATACACTCAAAGAAGAACGCTGGTACAAAGACAAAGCCCTGTTTGAGAAAGCAATCCAGGATCAGGGCGGCCATGTCAAAACGCTCGCAGCCAACGGACTGGATGATGTGCAGGTCAAGCAGGCTGAACTGCTGATTCAGGAAGGCGTCGATGTACTCGTTGTTGTACCGCATGATGCCGAGAAATCCGCTGCTATCGTCGAGAAAGCCCATGCTGCCGGCGTCAAAGTGCTTTCTTATGACCGCCTGATCAAAAACGCCGATGTGGATTATTATGTGTCTTTTGATAATGAAAAAGTCGGTGTGATGCAGGCACAGGAAATCGTCAAACGTCAGCCAACCGGCAACTACGCCTACATTGGCGGTGCCGAGACCGATAACAATGCCGTACTGTTCCGTCAGGGAGCGATGAGCGTACTGAAACCGCTGATCGACAAAGGCAATATCCGTCTCGTCTACGATAAATATACCGAAGGCTGGGACCCGGCAACTGCCGAGAAAAATATGGCTTCTGCACTTCAGCAAAACGGCAACAAGATTAATGCAGTCGTCGCTGCCAACGATGGAACAGCAGGCGGTGTCATCAACGCCCTCCAGGCTGCCGGAGTAAGCGGAGTTCCTGTATCCGGACAGGATGCCGAACTCGCCGGTGTACAGCGCGTCGCCAAAGGCACGCAGGCCATGACCATTTACAAGCCAATCACAGCTATTGCCAAGCAAGCCGCCGATATGGCGCTGCAAATAGCTAAAGGCACCGCGATCCAGACGACCAGTAAGGTCAATAACGGTAAAATCGATGTCCCTGCAATCCTGCTGGAGCCTACAGCTGTGACCAAGGACAACATCCGCGATACGGTTGTTAAGGATGACTATCTCAAAGAAGCAGATATTTACGGAGCGAAATAA
- a CDS encoding aminoglycoside 6-adenylyltransferase — MRNNQQMMDLILNYARQDERIRAVAMNGSRVNINAPADLFQDYDIVYMVNDVASFTQDHSWIDYFGERLILQMPDASVSYPPHDNGSFAYLMLFTDGNRIDLRLLPVAQYPAYLLEDKLTVILMDKDRILPELPQPTDEDYRVTRPTAAEFAHCCNEFWWVSTYIAKGLWRREILYALSPLNLYVRPMLIRMLSWQAGIEHDFRISIGKSAKYLERYLPADDWQALLATYPRADYKEIWQSVWEMTELFSRIAPQVASRLGLEYNREEEQNVTTYLHHIAALPYDAASIYPD; from the coding sequence ATGCGCAATAACCAGCAAATGATGGACCTGATCCTGAACTATGCCCGTCAAGACGAGCGTATCCGCGCGGTAGCCATGAACGGATCACGTGTAAATATTAACGCGCCAGCAGATCTTTTTCAGGATTACGATATCGTCTATATGGTGAATGATGTCGCTTCATTTACACAGGATCACAGCTGGATCGATTATTTTGGCGAGCGGCTGATTTTGCAGATGCCGGATGCATCTGTTTCTTATCCACCGCATGACAATGGAAGTTTTGCCTATCTGATGTTGTTTACCGACGGGAACCGGATTGATCTGAGACTGCTGCCGGTTGCACAGTATCCGGCTTATCTGTTGGAGGACAAGCTGACAGTTATCCTCATGGACAAAGACAGGATTCTGCCTGAACTGCCGCAGCCGACAGATGAAGATTACCGGGTTACCCGGCCTACTGCTGCGGAGTTTGCCCATTGTTGCAATGAATTCTGGTGGGTATCCACCTATATAGCCAAAGGGCTGTGGCGGCGCGAGATACTGTATGCACTCTCACCTTTGAATCTATATGTGCGGCCGATGCTGATCCGCATGCTGTCCTGGCAGGCAGGGATCGAGCATGATTTCCGCATCAGTATCGGCAAAAGCGCCAAGTATCTGGAAAGGTATCTGCCCGCAGATGACTGGCAAGCGTTGCTGGCTACCTATCCACGCGCAGACTATAAAGAGATATGGCAATCTGTCTGGGAGATGACAGAGCTGTTCAGCCGAATTGCTCCGCAGGTGGCTTCCAGGCTGGGACTGGAATATAATAGGGAAGAAGAGCAAAATGTAACAACTTACCTGCATCATATCGCAGCACTGCCATATGATGCCGCAAGTATTTATCCGGATTAG
- a CDS encoding ABC transporter substrate-binding protein: MNNGSMNPKWIKPAGLLSLLLVPALMLSACGNAGTEAAANGQNVQAVTTNETVDQLYTQAKQEGKVVVYSTSGRANDAAETFMKKYPGVKVEVSKVKSDEMMDKVTNEQDAGQFNPDVIITKEVSGAVGKEMVEQGRYLKYLPDDIAPKVDEPYRTKAPGYANYAEFRTIFYNTDYYKKTPVTNWWDLTTPEFKNKVYVADPLSSPAFMDLFTTMVIHSDDMAAAYKQKFGKDIQLNGTENAGYEFIRQLFANGLTVLKGSDDVLDAIGKTASGAVGIAVSGDVSKVEENGWDVKPIYDIQPKTSVADSGYLYIANKAPHQAAGKLFIRWMMGEQDGKGEGLAAFNEVGSWVPRSDVKTKNPVGFEQLNLWDYDADTLYMTSPKVRDFWIQQK, encoded by the coding sequence ATGAACAACGGATCGATGAACCCCAAATGGATCAAACCTGCAGGCCTGCTGTCTCTGCTGCTCGTGCCTGCCTTGATGTTATCAGCCTGCGGCAATGCGGGAACCGAGGCAGCAGCGAACGGACAGAATGTTCAGGCAGTGACAACGAATGAAACGGTAGACCAGCTCTACACCCAGGCCAAGCAGGAAGGCAAGGTAGTCGTATACTCTACCTCTGGCCGGGCCAATGATGCTGCCGAGACTTTTATGAAAAAGTATCCGGGCGTCAAAGTGGAAGTCAGCAAGGTGAAATCGGACGAGATGATGGACAAGGTCACCAATGAACAGGATGCCGGACAGTTCAATCCCGATGTGATTATTACCAAGGAAGTGAGCGGCGCTGTCGGCAAGGAAATGGTTGAGCAGGGACGCTATCTCAAATATCTGCCTGATGATATCGCACCCAAGGTAGACGAGCCCTACCGTACCAAGGCACCGGGTTATGCCAACTATGCTGAGTTCCGGACAATCTTTTACAACACGGATTATTACAAAAAGACCCCTGTGACCAACTGGTGGGATCTGACGACACCGGAATTCAAAAACAAAGTCTATGTCGCCGATCCGCTCAGCTCTCCGGCATTTATGGATCTGTTCACCACGATGGTCATACATAGCGATGATATGGCAGCCGCCTACAAGCAGAAGTTCGGCAAAGATATTCAATTGAACGGCACGGAAAATGCCGGTTACGAGTTTATCCGTCAGCTGTTCGCCAATGGATTGACTGTACTCAAAGGCAGTGATGATGTACTCGATGCGATCGGTAAAACAGCCAGTGGTGCTGTCGGGATTGCTGTCTCCGGCGATGTATCCAAAGTCGAGGAGAATGGCTGGGATGTGAAGCCGATCTATGATATTCAGCCGAAAACCTCGGTAGCTGATTCCGGCTATCTGTATATTGCGAACAAAGCACCGCATCAGGCAGCAGGCAAGCTGTTTATCCGCTGGATGATGGGCGAGCAGGATGGCAAGGGCGAAGGCCTGGCAGCCTTTAACGAAGTCGGATCGTGGGTACCACGCTCGGATGTGAAGACCAAGAATCCGGTTGGGTTTGAGCAGCTGAACCTGTGGGATTATGACGCGGATACGCTGTACATGACTTCGCCCAAAGTACGCGATTTCTGGATTCAGCAAAAATAA
- a CDS encoding arginase family protein translates to MRMRAIDIFEFPTNLGLRQQAEDQEPGVSRMPEWLHQHGLHERLQAEQVFRLEPPAYTMEQDEATGLLNVEAVGDYAIRQAQLMSRQLEKDSFKLVLGGDCSILIGSALALKQKGKYGLFFLDGHTDYITPELSQTGGAAGMDLAIAAGLGDERLTNLEQCRPYVDPQHIFCVGNREYDEAYVQPVQESAVHVYDLAAIRSQGIPAMIESFWAMINEQELDGFWIHLDVDVLNDTLMPAVDSRQQDGLSYEELAEILIPLVSHRLAVGMEITILDPSLDKDGQYTLPLVHHLVDVLDHM, encoded by the coding sequence ATGAGAATGCGCGCAATAGATATTTTTGAGTTTCCCACCAATCTGGGACTGAGACAGCAAGCGGAAGATCAGGAGCCAGGTGTCAGCAGGATGCCGGAATGGCTGCACCAGCATGGACTGCACGAACGGCTGCAGGCTGAGCAGGTATTTCGGCTGGAACCGCCTGCTTATACGATGGAACAGGATGAGGCGACCGGTCTGCTCAATGTAGAGGCGGTCGGCGATTATGCGATCCGCCAGGCACAGCTCATGAGCCGTCAGCTGGAAAAAGACAGCTTCAAGTTGGTACTCGGTGGCGATTGCAGTATCCTGATCGGCAGCGCACTGGCTCTGAAGCAGAAAGGCAAATACGGACTGTTCTTTCTGGACGGACATACGGATTATATTACACCGGAGCTGTCACAGACCGGAGGAGCAGCAGGTATGGATCTGGCGATAGCAGCCGGACTTGGCGACGAACGACTGACCAATCTGGAGCAGTGCAGACCCTATGTGGACCCGCAGCATATCTTCTGTGTCGGCAACCGGGAGTATGATGAGGCTTATGTACAGCCTGTACAGGAATCCGCAGTACATGTGTATGATCTGGCAGCCATTCGCAGCCAGGGCATTCCGGCCATGATCGAATCCTTTTGGGCGATGATCAACGAGCAGGAGCTGGATGGGTTCTGGATTCATCTGGATGTGGATGTACTGAACGATACACTGATGCCAGCTGTGGATAGTCGGCAGCAGGATGGGCTGAGTTATGAGGAACTGGCAGAGATCCTGATCCCGCTCGTATCCCATCGTCTGGCAGTAGGAATGGAAATCACAATTCTCGACCCTTCGCTGGACAAGGACGGACAGTATACCCTGCCGCTCGTTCATCATCTGGTGGATGTATTGGATCATATGTAA